In Petrotoga sibirica DSM 13575, the genomic window TCCAAAGAATCTGGGATAGTGTCATAGTAACCCTTGAACAACCACATGTTGTATGCGATTCCTCCCATGTATGCAAAGATCAATCCATCCAAGGAATCCAAACCCAATACTCCAAAATAATCACCCATAAATTTCAATATGCCATAAATTGCTATCATAAACATTACTGCTGGGAACATCTGAATTATCATCAAGAAGAATAATCCCTGCTTTCTTCCTACAAATCTCATTCTCGAAAAGGGATATGCTGCAATGGAGGTTATTAAAACCGTTAATACTGAGGTTATACCTGCTACCATTATGGAATTTAGAAGCCAACGCATGAACGGTTTTCTTATTTTTGCTGACCAATCTTGTTGCAACAAGTAAAGATCTTTATCAATATTCCTAAGTTTGGACTTTAATTCGGGAGAATCTATGTAATTCGATAAATCACTTACTATCCTCGAAGCACGGGCTATATCTGCAGAAGCCTTACCATATTGTGTGTTGTAAAGTTTTTGAATCTCTGAAAGCGGTATTATAGTTGTGACATTACCACCTTGATTCAAAGTAAGATATTCAGTGAGATTTGTTTTAAATATATTAATATTTTCTTCCATTTGATTTTGGATAACCGTTAACTTTTCTCTTCCTTGGTCGAACCTTCGTTTTGATTCCAACAGATTGTTGTACCAATTCATTAATACGTATCTGTTACGATCGGGAGTAAAATACGGATAATATTTTGAACTCACGAAAGATGCGTAATTTACTGATTCAAAGTTGTTAGATATTTCTTGATTGGCACTTTCCAAATAAACTAACAAAAAAGGAATGTTTTGTATCTTTTTTAAGTTACTCAACATTTCTTCATTTTCTTGTTTGAGTTGGGTAAGCGTTGTTTGAATTTCGTTCTTTTGTTCTCTTAAAGTATTTAACTGGGCACTGTATTGGGCTAATTGCTGAGTATTTGAACTGTATTGTGATGTTAATGCAAGCAATTCATCTATGTTTTCAGAAAGCTTTAAAGTCGAACTTTTTGCCGATTGATAACCTGGTAAAATTGATTTTGAATCTTTTATGGCGTATATTTTTGTGAAGTTATCGTTTAAAAATTGATAGACTTTAGTGAAAAGTGCGAGGGTTTCTACAAATCCATTTTCTATGAACATGTCGATAGAATTTAAATCCTCGAAAGCAAGAGGAAAAATCTGGAAAGATTTTTGAACGTTATCGTAAAAAGATTTGTCTTCCCCAAATAATGGTGTCTTTCCTTTAACATTCGTTAAGTCTTGTCCACTTAATATGTTATAAGCAGCATTTAACCGTTCTTTTTCGACTATGAATATATCAAACAACGCAGATAGGCTGTTGTATATTTCACTGTTTTGTCTTTCTAAAAGGGACTGCTGTGAATTGATTTGGGATATTTGTGAATTTATATTGTTTAATTCTGCTTCTAATTGGGATATTTGACTTATGGACTGACCATATAATTCGTTGGCTTGTAATTGAATATCTTCTTGTACCTTTTCTATTTCTGTTTCAATTGAATCCCATCTTTCAGACAATGATAAAATGCTTTCCTCAAACCTTTCAGCTTCGGGTTCTTCTTTCACCCATCTTCTATATGTTCTTACCCTCCAAGCAGAAGTTTTCAGAGGTATTTGTAGTATCGTATTTACCGTTTCTATATAATATTCACTATCTTTATTCAAAGAACTTTTTTCCCAGTTAGTTATTATTTCTTTTCTTTGAGTAAAATACTCACTTAGCAACGTTTGCAATTGTGTAGGGTCAACGTTTATTCCCATGCTTTGGGATAGATTTAATACTGTGGTTAACTCTTCTTGTAAGGTTTGATAATCTTCTTTTCTTATGTTGTTTATTTTGTTAAAAAATTGGTCTTTATTCTGAGTTTCATAAATTGTGAATATCTCATTATACGAGCTTTCTAAATCATCGAAGTTCTTTTGAGTTTCGGTAAAATATCCTTCCAAACTGGATATGTACTTCGTTGCTTTGTTTTGTGCTTCTGATGTAGATAGCCCACTGTATCCTCCGACATACGAGCTAAGAGAATTGAGTTCGTTTATTAACTCAGGAACATTTGGAGTTTGAAGTATTAAATCCTTATAATTATTTACAGTCAATCTGTTCGAAAAAAGTTTTGTAGAAAAGGCAGCATTATCTCTTCTTATCGATGTAGATATCAACCAGACAAAGGGAAATAGTATTACAACAACACAGATTATTAGTATGATATGCCTTAAAGTGTAATTTTTCTTTTCGATCATGGCCATTATCTACTCACCTCTTCGAATGAACCTGAGAATCTAAAGTTAAAGTAGCTAAATACTGCTATTATTGCGAATATGATCATCGAAATAGCAGAGGCAAATCCAAAGTCTTGCCCATGTGACCCTTCAAAGGCTAATTTATATACGTATGATATCAATATGTCTGTTGAACCCGCTGGTGTGCTCGTCCCTGCCATTGCTGGTCCACCACCTGTAAGTAGATAGATTAATGTAAAATTATTGAAATTGAAGGCAAAACTCATAACGAGTAATGGAGCAACAGCAACCATCAAAAGCGGTAATGTAATCTGTTTGAACTGTTTCCATCTGGTGGCACCATCTATAACGGCTGCTTCGTATAATTCACCTGGAATACTTTGTAAGGCACCAAGGCTTATGGTCATCATGTAAGGAAATCCCAGCCACGTATTCGTTATCAATATCGCCACTTTTGCCCAAAATGGATCGTTCAGCCATTTTACGGATTCTATCCCTAAACTTCCCATTAGGAATTTGTTGATGACCCCGTACGTTTCGTTGAAGAATCCATTTCTCCAAACCAACACAGAAATAAAAGCTGGTATCGCCCACGGTATTATTAGTAAAGTTCGGTACACTACTTTTCCTTTTAGGTTTACATCGTTTAGCACTAGAGCAAATGCGAGTCCTACTACAAAAGTGAATAAAACACTTAAACCTGCGTAGGCAAAATTCCAACCGAAAATTTTAAAAAATGGTCCAGAAATTCTTGGATCGGTTATTATTTTTGCAAAGTTTTCTCCACCTATATAGTCTTTGTATCCTATTAATCTGTACAATT contains:
- a CDS encoding ABC transporter permease subunit; this translates as MAMIEKKNYTLRHIILIICVVVILFPFVWLISTSIRRDNAAFSTKLFSNRLTVNNYKDLILQTPNVPELINELNSLSSYVGGYSGLSTSEAQNKATKYISSLEGYFTETQKNFDDLESSYNEIFTIYETQNKDQFFNKINNIRKEDYQTLQEELTTVLNLSQSMGINVDPTQLQTLLSEYFTQRKEIITNWEKSSLNKDSEYYIETVNTILQIPLKTSAWRVRTYRRWVKEEPEAERFEESILSLSERWDSIETEIEKVQEDIQLQANELYGQSISQISQLEAELNNINSQISQINSQQSLLERQNSEIYNSLSALFDIFIVEKERLNAAYNILSGQDLTNVKGKTPLFGEDKSFYDNVQKSFQIFPLAFEDLNSIDMFIENGFVETLALFTKVYQFLNDNFTKIYAIKDSKSILPGYQSAKSSTLKLSENIDELLALTSQYSSNTQQLAQYSAQLNTLREQKNEIQTTLTQLKQENEEMLSNLKKIQNIPFLLVYLESANQEISNNFESVNYASFVSSKYYPYFTPDRNRYVLMNWYNNLLESKRRFDQGREKLTVIQNQMEENINIFKTNLTEYLTLNQGGNVTTIIPLSEIQKLYNTQYGKASADIARASRIVSDLSNYIDSPELKSKLRNIDKDLYLLQQDWSAKIRKPFMRWLLNSIMVAGITSVLTVLITSIAAYPFSRMRFVGRKQGLFFLMIIQMFPAVMFMIAIYGILKFMGDYFGVLGLDSLDGLIFAYMGGIAYNMWLFKGYYDTIPDSLEESAMIDGATRFQTFWRIVLPLSLPIIAVVMILTFMNIFNEFVMARIILQSESNYTYAVGLQSFSSGPYETEWGLFTAASLLGAIPMVVLFLSLQKWIIGGLTQGSVKG